Sequence from the Nitrincola iocasae genome:
TGCCATACTGGTGCAACCCGATGAGCTGCATAAACTGGGTATGACTCTATCTGAGCTGGCGGCTGATATACGTCTTAGCAGCATCGATTTGCCCGCTGGCACAGCGGCACGCGATGAGGGAGCAAGACAGCTGCGCAGCCTGAGTCAGCAACGGGATGTAGAAGGCTTTCGTCAGTTACCACTCAATAACACCCCGCCAGGACAGCTGATTCGTATTGATGACATTGCTCAGGTTGAACGCCGTATACGCGATGGCCAGGTACTGCTCAGCTATAAAGGCCAGCCTGCTATTCGATTCAGCCTGAAGCGCACCGAATCCGAAGATAGCCTACGAGCTGCCCGCATTCTGACCAACTGGCTGGAGAGCGCTCGAAATGACCTACCAGACGGCATTGAATTGGTGGTCTTTAATGAACGCTGGCAGTTGATCAGTGATCGTATAGGTTTGCTGATTAAAAATGGTTTAACCGGCTTACTGCTGCTGGTGATGATTTTGTTTCTGTTTCTGAATGCCCGGGTCGCTTTTTGGGTGATGGTCGGTATTCCCGTGTCTTTCCTGGCTACTCTGGGCATCCTCTATGGTATTGGTGGTTCCATTAACATGATGTCGTTATTTGCGTTAATCATGGCTTTGGGCATTATTGTAGATGACGCCATTGTTGTCGGTGAGGATACTCTAACGCATCTGCAACAGGGCGAGCCAGGGCTGCAGGCCGCTATTGGCGGAGCACATCGCATGCAGTCGCCAGTCATTGCCTCCTCCCTAACCACTATTGCCGCTTTTTTACCCTTACTCATGGTCGGCGGGATTATCGGTAATATCCTTATCGATATTCCACTGGTGGTCATCTGCGTCATTATTGCGTCTTTGATTGAGTGTTTTCTCATTCTGCCAGGACATCTGCATCACAGCCTGCACCGTGCTGCAGACCTCAAGCCCTCAGCCTTGCGTATCCGGCTCGACAAAGCCTTTGATCAGTTCAGAAATCATGCATTTCGTCAGCGTGTCAGATTTGCCGTGCGCTATCCTTGGGTTGTACTGGCCAGTACGGTTGGCTTGTTGATACTCAGTGCCGGTTTACTGGCAGGTGGGCAATTAAAGTTTAATTTTTTTCCCAGTGTTGAACAGGATATCCTCACTGCAAATGTACAGTTCGCTGCAGGGACAGATACCACGCGTATAAATGCTTTTTTACAGCATTTGGACACCACGCTACGACAAACCGATAGCAACCTGGATGAAAAACTGCTTAAACTCAGCTTGCAACAACAGGGTATCGCCTACTTTCCACGTACCGGCCGTGGGAGTTTTATTGGGGATGAATATGCCTCGCTGCATGTGGAATTAACTACTGCTGATGATCGCACTGTCAGTAACCAGGCATTTATTCAGCAATGGCGGCAATCGATTCAGCTTCCGGCAGGTATTGAAAAATTCAGCATCAATATCAGCCAGGGAGGCCCCCCTGGCAAGCCCATCGAGATCAAACTCACTGGAAAAAATACCGACCGGCTCAAACAAGCGTCACTGGCAGTTCAGGATGCCTTGCGCGCCTATCCGGGGCTGTCCAACATCGATGATGATCTACCTTTTGGCACGTCACAACTAATCTACTCACTCAATGCCCAGGGGCATGCCGCAGGGCTACAACTGGAAACCCTGGGGCGGCAGCTAAGGGCCGCTTTCGATGGTCTCAGAATTCAGTCTTTCTACGAAGGACAGGATGAAATCGAAGTCCGGGTATCACTGCCGGATGCAAGTCGCAATCAACTGGTCGCCATTGAGCAACTACCGATTGTCCTGCCGGATGGCTCCACCAGCCTGCTAGGCAATCTGGTGGAACTAAACGCGCGCCAGGGATTGGATTCGGTGCAGCGTATCAATGGTCAATTAGCATTGAATGTATCTGCTGACCTGGATGAACAACGCGCTAATGCCAATGACATACTCGCCGACCTTAAGACCCGGACTTTACCGGACCTGCTGATGCACTATGGCGTAGAAGCCAGCTTTGAGGGTAAAAGTCGTG
This genomic interval carries:
- a CDS encoding efflux RND transporter permease subunit produces the protein MSIYEGPLKQLIRVFAGHRVAANLLMALMILSGIYGLTKLNTQFFPSFSLDTVTVQVIWSGASAEDIATSVLVPIEDELRSVDNIRQIFATARLGSASIRIELDDGSDVDYALSEVKQRLDSVRSRLPADIEEPLVQKTLRYEEIADVILTSSQASLDELRRLTRQFEQELLDLGVRKIDFTGLAEEEIAILVQPDELHKLGMTLSELAADIRLSSIDLPAGTAARDEGARQLRSLSQQRDVEGFRQLPLNNTPPGQLIRIDDIAQVERRIRDGQVLLSYKGQPAIRFSLKRTESEDSLRAARILTNWLESARNDLPDGIELVVFNERWQLISDRIGLLIKNGLTGLLLLVMILFLFLNARVAFWVMVGIPVSFLATLGILYGIGGSINMMSLFALIMALGIIVDDAIVVGEDTLTHLQQGEPGLQAAIGGAHRMQSPVIASSLTTIAAFLPLLMVGGIIGNILIDIPLVVICVIIASLIECFLILPGHLHHSLHRAADLKPSALRIRLDKAFDQFRNHAFRQRVRFAVRYPWVVLASTVGLLILSAGLLAGGQLKFNFFPSVEQDILTANVQFAAGTDTTRINAFLQHLDTTLRQTDSNLDEKLLKLSLQQQGIAYFPRTGRGSFIGDEYASLHVELTTADDRTVSNQAFIQQWRQSIQLPAGIEKFSINISQGGPPGKPIEIKLTGKNTDRLKQASLAVQDALRAYPGLSNIDDDLPFGTSQLIYSLNAQGHAAGLQLETLGRQLRAAFDGLRIQSFYEGQDEIEVRVSLPDASRNQLVAIEQLPIVLPDGSTSLLGNLVELNARQGLDSVQRINGQLALNVSADLDEQRANANDILADLKTRTLPDLLMHYGVEASFEGKSRDQQETLADMRTGLMLGLALIYIILAWVFASYSWPVIVMLTIPLGLTGAILGHFLTGQSLTVLSLFGLFGLSGIVINDTIVLVSFYKKLREQGVATYQAIEEAACQRLRAVLLTTLTTIAGLAPILFETSVQAQFLIPMATSIVFGLAYGSVLILLVVPAMLSILEGKGDPANQNQADTTQRHSSQERQA